Part of the Metarhizium brunneum chromosome 6, complete sequence genome is shown below.
ATAGTTCGGTCTCGGGTGGTTGTAGGCCGGACCCCCTAACCTCCTCAAGAGTGCTGCACAGCATCTCCAGACGAAGGCTAACTCTCCATAGTGCCCAAATACTTTCTGGGTCGAAAGATAACTCACTACCAGGGGCAAGGATGGCAGGTCTGTCAAGTCCTTCGTCCCGTCGCtcatgctgctggtgctgatcTATTCGCCCAGCCAAAGCGTGGGGATACAAAGAGTAAACAACTTCAGGATTTTCCAGTcccttgagcttcttctctcccatCTCCTTAACTTCAAAACCCTGGGAGGTAAGAGATCTTAGGTCCTTTCGGATAGTGGCTGCAAACGACTCATCTTCGAATGCCTCGTCAGATCCACCGGAGGCATTGCGCTCGGTGTCTTGGTAATTTTCCAGACACCGCTGAATCTCCGAAATGAAATCAGAGGAGACGGTTATTTGACCACCGTCTGCCACCGCCGAGATTCTGGATGCTTTGTTGACCATGGGGCCGAAGTAATCCATGCGGCGTGTCACAGGATCTGTCTCACTTACGCAATCTCCGAAATGAATACCCATTCTCACAGACAACCCCTTAAAAATCAAGGCACCGTCCTTATCAAAGATGGGCTGGCACGACATGGAATTCAAAACTTCTGACGGCCAGCTGACATCCAGCAGTTCCATTTGGACTGCAAAGCACCAGAGAAGTGCAGAGGTTGCCGTGGGAAACGAGACCATAAAGGCATCGCCTTCAGTCTTGACTTCGTATCCTCCTATTCTGCGTAATTGACGCCGCATAACCTCATTGTGTAGCTTGATGGCGGATCTCATTGCGCTTGAATACATCTCCCAAAGTGTTGTCGAGTTCTTGATATCGGTGAACACAATGGAGACATTACCAGTTGGCGCAGGGATCTCAGCTTCGAGTCTGTTGAGTGACGAGTCCAGCACGTCTCCCTTGGcttttcctcgtcgtctggtAGACAAGACTTGAGTATCGTCGGGGATACCTGAAGGATACAGAGACATGCTCGTGCCGCGATGTAAGCGGGATCGTTCAACTCTCCTCTTGAGGTCAGCAACGCTAATCATCATGACCATAATTTTACCAGACGCGCCGTATGCCATGGCCAAATCACGCAATTTCTGGGCTGCTCTCATGAGGTCCTGCCGCTCAGATCGGGCGATATCTGTAATGAGGCCTGGAGCAAGATGCTCCCAGAGCTCACTGGTGGCCAGTAAGATGATTTCATCGTGTTCCTTGATTGTCATCTTGTTGACGTGGGGAGCCGCCTGTACTGCCGGCATCAAATCGACGTAGCCAAATGCTCTGGAGACTTGAAGCAAATCATTCAGTCTGCCGTTGCGGGATACCCAACCCCCGGCTTCTCTGATTCTCGAGCGTTCTGATGGCTCAGCCGGATCATGTTTTCGTGTGAGGATCTCGTGTTTGCCATCTGTTTTGATAACCATAGCTTGGACATCGCCGACGTTGGCAACATAAAGCTCAGTGCCACGTAGGTAGAGAACTGTAGCTACGCCGCCAGAGTTCAGATCCTCTTTGCTGAGTACGACCGGTTGCGCTGATCCCCTATGAGCCGCCTTGGGTCTTTCCTCGGTATGTTGGACGGCTACTGTGACCAGGTCTTTGTTCAAGCACAAAAACGCTCTCCGCAGTGCGTCGGTTGGAGTATCATCCGGTCTATTCTTTATAGCTTTCAGTTCCATGGCAAATATGTGACCAAAATTCTCATGCAGATACTTGGCAATCTTGGAACCACCGCTTGACAGGGCTTGACCATCGAATAGACCCAGGAGCATCTCTGTTTCGGATGAATTGAATCGGGGTACCACAAGATCTACCGTGGACAAGTGCTCGTTCTTGCCCAGTGTGTCCGCCATACCGTAGGGGAGATGGCCTGCCAATGAGCCAGACGTTCGAACTCGTCTGTCCTCGCTTTGGTCGGGGATGCTGGGCTGCGTCAAGGTGACATCCATGAGGCCCAGAATTCTAAGGTTCAGCAGCCTGCTGAAGTCGGTGTACTGCTCTCGGTTCACTGCACCAGGTCCATCTGGGCCTCCCCATGCCGTTTGCTTGATTTCTAGTCGCTTGTTGCCGGAAAGGTTGAGGTACCGCAGATTAGGATTCAGGTTCCAATTCCAATCGTAGGGGACATTTGAAATGTTGTACTTGAGATAGTTATTGCCACAGTCCAAGACGGCTAATTTCTTGGCCCTCGAAATGTCTGCCGGCAAATTGGTGAATTTGTTTCCGTTGATGTACAAGGTCTGTAAAAGACTCGACTCCTCCAAATCATCGGCAGGCAGCGAGGTCAGACCGTTGCCAGACAGGTACAACTCCACAAGCTGGGGCCAGTTCTTGATCGATCTTTGAGGCATATCGCTAATTTCATCATTATACGAGAGGTTGAGGACACGCAATTCGGAAAGCAGAATGATCTGGTCAAAAACATCGTCATCCAGCCGGTTGTCGGCAATATACAAGTTTCGAAGTGATCCTGCAAAAGTATTGGTGAGCCTCGATGAAAGTCCAGAATCCTTCCTAGTGGTGGTTGGCGGAGGGGTAGTAGAGTTGGTGGCCTGAGAGGCTGCTCGAGAAACAACAGACGTCTTACGCCCACCCTTTCCGTAGACAGACACCACAGAGCTCTTCCTGTCTGCCGTAGCCAAGACTGGTGATGGCCCAACACTGAGAAGAGTACTGGAGGCTTGGCTTGGGCGTCGTTCGTCAGAGAGATCTTCGGAGCTGGGAGTTGATGGTATTGGATTTGGGGGTAAAGGTTTGCCATTTTGTACAGTAGGCGGCCCTGTCGGTTCTTCTCCAGGAACTCGCGGAGGTCTCGACGCGGGTTTGGGGAATGCGTCAAGCACGTTTGATGATGCATTGAAGGTCTCGAGCTTGTTGGCCCACCAAATTTCCATGGGCAGTTTTGAAATGTTGTTCCCTCGCACATCCAGGACCCGCAGTTCAGTGAGACAACCAATTTGGGGAGGCAGTTCACCCACAGAATTGTTGGCAATACTGAAGTGCTCTAAACGGCTAAGTGTTCCAATCTGCTGGGGCAAGGAAACAAAGTAGTTCTTGTCCAAAACTAGCGTCTCGAGATTAATCATGTTAGAGAAGGCAGAATCAATGCTGGCGAGTTGAGCGTGTGACAGGTTGAGCGTCTTCAAAGTAGGAACAGGCTCGATAATCTCAAACTTGTTGAGGGGGTTTGAATTAAGCTTGAGTTGTCGAATAGTTTCAAACTTTCCGACAAAGGAGGATATATGGTTGTGAGCGGCAGT
Proteins encoded:
- the CYAA gene encoding Adenylate cyclase, translating into MTDNEAVSRISSYTSASASTDSTRSSMTAMPPTPPLASMSARRGSSMRIATDGGYRWRTSKDDAQVSPTSTTATRGTLSPPSSNSAPSIPPKDRRLSDLTNYRRDLAVLEPTRSHPPSSSSPSSSQVPPPQHSHSVGSLAASTQIAPWMSSALPASSSPKGLTTTFYNDSSDSLSLASQLSPGLPSATGRPGTGSGSISQDYADVLYENMDGRRPSAASIVTTASSQGSKASVNRGGFRKLQGFFGEEFPGHDSSESSLPISVPGKDQRSRSYSHGRPTQRDRNYSNATDREPSPSSSRPRTPVPNPEVVPFLYQDNSDIARYGEAPVRDILTGPDRERYESSAGQNPPKSSSSARSGPVHHLHGHHHRHNKSNDDPRTLRPIASREDSLGSGQHGRDRGPSVGMLNQRSRAHSPTPSANSGPPGSRSGFHADGSTSPGHHGKRGILGRLRRHKDKDDGTSRLRDLPPSTRSLQVKPSKADMQRPDIFPGYYPGTPEPGETLDPRTGAHRAATFNNKFPFSKKTRPQRPFDYTDEAIGPTDYNDPGHVYHLDTNLNDMEGILTKPPPLTPMDSSFINSIESDRRESTLEGPKGRWDAPDSWAVRRNTEDNTEDVPEVDEIGSPPRPDEKLTSYFIRIFRSDGTFSTHSMALDSTVTDVISQVIKKTYVVDGLENYHIIMKKHDLIRVLAPAERPLLMQKRLLQQVGYEEKDRIEDLGREDNGYLCRFMFLSARESDFHAKTMDLGISRSQKLNYVDLSGRNLVTIPISLYKKAADIISLNLSRNLSLDVPRDFIQSCKQLRDIKYNNNESRKLPLSLGRAGRLTFLDVSNNRLEQLEHAELNSLTGLLKMNLANNRLTHLPPYFGAYQALRSLNISSNFLDKFPPFLCQLHSLVDLDLSFNAIASLPDELGNLKNLEKLLITNNRLADEVPEGFRQLLSLRELDIKYNSITSIDIISELPKLEILTAAHNHISSFVGKFETIRQLKLNSNPLNKFEIIEPVPTLKTLNLSHAQLASIDSAFSNMINLETLVLDKNYFVSLPQQIGTLSRLEHFSIANNSVGELPPQIGCLTELRVLDVRGNNISKLPMEIWWANKLETFNASSNVLDAFPKPASRPPRVPGEEPTGPPTVQNGKPLPPNPIPSTPSSEDLSDERRPSQASSTLLSVGPSPVLATADRKSSVVSVYGKGGRKTSVVSRAASQATNSTTPPPTTTRKDSGLSSRLTNTFAGSLRNLYIADNRLDDDVFDQIILLSELRVLNLSYNDEISDMPQRSIKNWPQLVELYLSGNGLTSLPADDLEESSLLQTLYINGNKFTNLPADISRAKKLAVLDCGNNYLKYNISNVPYDWNWNLNPNLRYLNLSGNKRLEIKQTAWGGPDGPGAVNREQYTDFSRLLNLRILGLMDVTLTQPSIPDQSEDRRVRTSGSLAGHLPYGMADTLGKNEHLSTVDLVVPRFNSSETEMLLGLFDGQALSSGGSKIAKYLHENFGHIFAMELKAIKNRPDDTPTDALRRAFLCLNKDLVTVAVQHTEERPKAAHRGSAQPVVLSKEDLNSGGVATVLYLRGTELYVANVGDVQAMVIKTDGKHEILTRKHDPAEPSERSRIREAGGWVSRNGRLNDLLQVSRAFGYVDLMPAVQAAPHVNKMTIKEHDEIILLATSELWEHLAPGLITDIARSERQDLMRAAQKLRDLAMAYGASGKIMVMMISVADLKRRVERSRLHRGTSMSLYPSGIPDDTQVLSTRRRGKAKGDVLDSSLNRLEAEIPAPTGNVSIVFTDIKNSTTLWEMYSSAMRSAIKLHNEVMRRQLRRIGGYEVKTEGDAFMVSFPTATSALLWCFAVQMELLDVSWPSEVLNSMSCQPIFDKDGALIFKGLSVRMGIHFGDCVSETDPVTRRMDYFGPMVNKASRISAVADGGQITVSSDFISEIQRCLENYQDTERNASGGSDEAFEDESFAATIRKDLRSLTSQGFEVKEMGEKKLKGLENPEVVYSLYPHALAGRIDQHQQHERRDEGLDRPAILAPGSELSFDPESIWALWRVSLRLEMLCSTLEEVRGSGLQPPETELLERIKSRGGEVTEKFLLNFMEHQVTRIETCVSTLVMRHLALGQPIIKELNDLRGPMSLVLDYFVKQQEELARYKQFYGDMPPEGDASGGKTQRAIASAHEIDY